The Melanotaenia boesemani isolate fMelBoe1 chromosome 3, fMelBoe1.pri, whole genome shotgun sequence genome contains the following window.
AACTGAGATATTGTGGCACCATCTAGTGGCTATTTGGTGTAATTTCTAAACATTTGGAACAACTGAAAAGCTTAAAGCCTATATTAAATACTCTACACAACAAGATGAATGATCTTAATGTGCACAGAAAGACATATTTATTGACTGATTTCTTCATCTAGAAAAAAGAAGGACAAAATTTGCTATTTTAATTTACCATCCAAATATTTTTGTAGAAGAAAGTgaactttttttaagtttaaaaaccCCATTGGCTGTCAGATTTTCTCCAGATGAGTCAATGTCTTTTATTTCAATATCCCTCTGACCCTCAACCTCTCCTTTATGCCACACCATAAACTTCTCCTGACCACTCCAGACTCTGACAGCCTCACACAGAACAGCCTATCTGATGGAGAGGAGCAGCTGGACCGCCTCCAGCAGGCGGAGCTCACTCGAAACACGTGCATGTCACTGTGGAGGGCAGGAGCAGTCCAGGCCTGGCTGGAGGTTGTCATGGGGATGCCCATGTACCTGAGAGCTTGCTCAGAAAACGTCAAAAGTGGAAAGGTATTCCTCTTGGTATTATACATGTGCCAGTAGTTTCTCCTgcttatttggctttttcatGACAAAGGGGTGCTGTTCCTGTTTCTCAATGAACTGGATTTGTGCTCTTAGGTGTTGCTGGGCCTTACGGATGAGGATTTAGAGCTGGGTCTGGGCATCAGTAATCCAATTCATCGCAGAAAAGTAAGACTGGCCATTGAGGATTACCGGAGAGCTGAAGGAGAGCAAGGGTGAGTAAAGGCCCAAGAAGATGAGTTTGCATAATGGAGAAGGAAAAGTGGTAATATTTATTTCAATACATGTAACAAGGTTTGAATGCTTTAACTTTGAAGATGAAGATTTGGGCTGGCAAAAATCACTGATGCTCATGGGAAGCAAAGTCTGGCTGATCTTGATCACAGAGAAAAGCAACTGGAGGACAAATTGCAGAAAAGGTTAATTGTGGTTCTCCAAGGTCAGAACACAAGGTGCATCTTAGTTTCATGTGTTATAGACTggttctacagactggttttatttaattgttttacatatatatatatatatatatatatatatatatatttatatatatatatatatatctgctCTTGTTGGCACCCATGCACCAAAACAAATTCCTTGTACGTGTAAACCTACTTGGCAATaaacctgattctgattctgatgtcCATGCTGCTGTATCACTGATAGTAAGGAAAATGGGCACGCGAGCATAAAAAGGGAACCATGATGCAATGGCCAAAGGTGGATGAattacattttctgcaacatCATATGGATGGATGGGGCCTTGTATGTCATTGACCTGGAAAAGACATAGCACCAGGATGCATTTTCGGAAGAAAGCAAGCTGGTAAGGGCAGCGTGATGCGTTGGGCAATGTTCTGCTGGGAATCCTTGGATACTACCTTTGATATGGATGTTATTCAACAAATGCACCTATAAACAATGTTTCTAAGTTCACTCCTTCAAAATGGAAATTTTATTCCCTGATGGCAATGGCTTCTTTCGCAAGATTAATGTTCCCTGTCACACCATAAAAATGGTTTAAGAATGGTTTGATGAACTTGATAACAAGTTTGATGAGTTAGTATATCAAGCATTTGTAAGGATGTAATGAATAAAGACGTTGCAAGATCCTACCTCAGAACTTACTGAGCCTAAATGATCTGCTACTAATGGTTTAGTGCCACATACCACAGCACAGCATACCTTCAGAAATTCAGCGGACTCCATGGCTTGATGGGTCATGTTTTTAGTAGAAAACGGGGATCTACTCAATATTGGGCGGGTGGTCATAGTGTTATGGTTGATTGCTGTATAACAACTACAGAAGAGATTtggttgcttttatttttgactTTGTAAACGTCTTTTGCCAACAATACCACAATAACTGATTGGTTTCTGATTATCTTCTAGTTTATCAAAAGCATCCGAGATGGACCACCACTGGGTTGCAACATCATGGCTAAGTGACGTGGGGCTGCCTCAATACTCTCAAATCTTCCAGACTAATTTAGTAGATGGACGAGTGCTCAACTCTCTTAGCCGCAGGGACCTGGAAAGATTCTTCAACATCACTGACCATTTCCACCAGACCAGTCTTCTTCTGGCAATTCAGCTCCTGCAGATGCTCAGCTTTGACAAAGAGGTCAGATTACAATGGATGACTATGATGTATAAATCCCTCCAGATATAAAAACCAAAATGCTTGAAGTTTTGACTAATATTCAttaaaagttatatttttgCAGAACCCTACATAAATATGACCTAAAATATCATCAGACTTTCACAAGTCATTTACGTTTAAGTGGGGCGTTTACAATCATGGATGAGAAGGTGTCCTGCTTCTTTATATTACAGGAATCtattaaactttaatttaacaACATGAATTTCTGGTTAGTCTTTACAATAGCATGAAGAGTTTTAAGGACAGGCAGAACTTCACCATCTATAATTTACAAATGAAAGATCATTGTGACACTCACAAAGGAGTTGTTGGCCAACAAAGATCTCTCAGAAATGTCAATGTTCATGTGTCCACAACCAGGAAAATATGTAATTTTCAGGAGAGCAGAGCTGCAAGGATAAAGACAAACCTTCCTGTCTGCCTACCAAATAATtatatcaaaaagaaaacaattattttcCACTAAATAATTGTAAAAGGACAATAAAATTTATATTCTAGAAAAGCCAGCAACTCATGGTGAATTAACATGTTGTGGAAAGCTCTGAAATCAGCGATTTATGTGAGAAAAACAATCAATGTCCAAGGTGTGAAGCTGTTCTGTACAGAGAATGAGCTAAAATTCAGGCTGGTTTGCAGAACTGAttaacatacacacatattagAAATATTCATTTGCAGCCATTGCTTTGTACAGAGATTAAACAAGATACTGTTAGGTTCACATACTTTTATAGCTAAcgaatatataaaatatttgttttttcctttaagaaatactgaatttaaaagtttttctactACTTCTTCGTGACTCATGGCAAAAACAGGTTTAaggttattttaaatataatatatatatatatgtatatatatatatatatatatatatatatatatatatatacatataaagaaAGCATTCACAAGCTTTTAAGCACCATTGTGTTGTAAAGGTCATGGTGTTGCGTAATCTTAGCAGACCttcatctgtgtttttattggcCCCTGCCACAGTAGTTCTTATTCATTTGTAATGTTTTGAAAGGCCCTGCAGGCACGACGGACTAAGTGTGAGCACCAAAACAGGGACACCATTGTTTGGACATGTCACAGAGTGGCGAAGTGGATCAGAGACATAGACCTTAAGGTGGGTGAGGCGGTCAGTGATGGTAATCCCCTTCGCTCTGGAGTTCTGGAGCCAGATACCACAAATTATGTGTTTTTAGGGTTGCCTCAAATATAATGATAGTTTTGTTGCTTTGATATCTCAAACTGCTGAAATAGGGGGAAAATAGTGTGTACATTGTAACGGAAAACAGACCACACAgcatgagattttttttaaaaagtcatccTTGTACATACTTATTTCTGGAGAACAtacagcagttaaaaaaaaaaacaaaataaaaataaacttcttcAGCCCCTAAAGAAAACACTAGAGGCATGTTTCTATTTGTGAACGTTTATTCTTCGGTATGTTATAACTACCAGATTTAACTTCTGGACCTAGAAGTTTATATGACCAGAGTCAACCCCCCCTTCTGCATTGCTCATTTAGGAGCACATTGTGTGATCTGTGCTCTCCTTCTCCTTTGTGCTCTTCAGGAATTTGCAGACAATCTTCAGGGTAAAGGGATTCATGGCGCAGTGATGGCTTTGGACCAGTCCTATAACACGGATGTAATGGCCAAAGCACTGGGAATCCCCAGCAACAAACACATGCTGCACAGGCACCTGTACGAAGAGATGAAGATACTGGCTATCCCACTTAGGTAGATGAAAAACACTTTCACACTGGACATATTGTGCAttgtttaatataaaacaacctCAGCATTGCCAGCATTTTTACCTTAAATGTTATGTTCTTACAAATTCGTGTTCTCACACATTAAGGACACGACTAATAAGCATGTAACAATCTATTGTGATGCCTTGTGTTTCCAGTAATGCAGAACAGGAGACTGAGGTTGTCAATTGTTCTTCACCTGTGGCAGTCAACCGCTTTGCTGAAGAGAGGGTGTCGATCAGAAGATCAGGAAAGGTATCATGTCATTTCATAAGTCCATAAATGGAAGACTAAACATAAGTTAAAGGATGTAAACATTAAACCTGCAGGCACACAATGTCCTGCAAAGGATATGATAAGTTGTGTATTAATTCCCTtgaataatatttataaaagcatcTTGTAAAATACTGCCTGTACAGGCAATAAGAGAGAAAATGACTCATATGAGAGTTTCCTCCCTCTTAGCTAGTGCCCCTTAAGGATAAGGTGAGTATGAATAATTTACTGAATGGCTGTATGAGCATTTCAAGATGAGGCCAGAtgtcattttcaaatatttcttttaagaaGTCACAAAATCTGGAAGGGAGGGAAATGAAGTACAAAGTAAAGTACGGGGATTGCACCCTCACAAGACCAACCTGAAGCTGTCTTTTTTCAACACACCGGCAAGGCCACTGAGACCCCTCCCGGGGTATGAAACTACTGCACAGCCTCATTTACTCAAACTACACTGCACTTCACTCAGCACTTTGCAGTGAGAGGCTGACTTGTGttaattaatgggtcattgtgaagaagttgagaTGAAGGTGttggatttgatttgaatcaggtgtgttgacagcagcagcccttgaggactggagtttgacgcCCCTGTTAGAGCACCattgggataagtaacaccttaaaaggGTTAATTCATCATTCAGTCCATTTTTAGTGTGTTGGAGATCAGTTTTGACCAACTGtctttctgttcagtgtttgtcCCTTTATAAAGCAATAAGGTAATAAACatatagaaacacacacaaacataaaaaagaagaaaaaaacctctCTTTATGCAGAACAGATATGAGCTTCAAGCTTTTTACTTTGCATGTCTTTCCATGTCATGCACTGAGCTTCCCATGCATCACCATCATGGTGAAAATGGGagttttttctgtagtttgtctgtgaatttacatttatgtttctgCATTTCTTAGCTTTGTAGATACTGTAAATTGAGATCTAAAACTCTTGAACAGCTTATTCCCCAAGTCGTCAAAGCCATCAGTCCAAAACATGcactttgttttcagtttgtcttATTAAGGTGTTTGTGCAACACTGAAGAAGTTGAAACCTCTCAACAGGAAATTTGAATGGCTTTGCATCCCTCATGGGTGCGAAGCCCATCTGAGACTATATAAGGAGGGAGATTTATGCACActtacaaacacaaatttaGTCCAGCCTCTCTGAGCTGTGGCTccctcctctccccctccctGTCCTTTTGCTCATTATTTGAGAGagttgataaaaaataataagcgTGGGGAGTGAAAGGCAACACAAAGCTGGTGTAAACATATTTGAGGCTGAGAAAGAGCAAAATCCTGAACGATTTTGAAATTCCAGGTGAGACgcattttttagttttcagaAAGAAGACATGTTCAGGTAAAAGAGTATCTCTGGTCACCCTACAATGAATCCacccacagatgaaaacatgtttacatctggaagaattttggcctctcACGGCCactgtccattcacaactgtgcttagCATTTGAAGCCATGTCTATGTCCATCTTTATCACCATATTTCATGGAGGCCACATTGTTGGTTACCTTAGTTACGCGTAAACATCACATATAACTATGAAAATTTGTTACTTTGACAAAAAGGTATCAAGGGTTAACAAtcataaaactaaactaaaaatacTACATAATACAAAAATACGAAGactgcactgcactagcactacatgacagcacctgggtccaactggactcaaaagcggtctgactatcacttaattatgacgtcccatcttgtttgaattcatgcttgtgttgttcttcctctcaaatgtaagtcgctttggataaaagcgtctgctaaatgactgtagaatagaatagtagaatagaataaaataatttcactgGAAAGTATTTCGACAATGCCTTTAGTATTTGATCTATTATGGAAGAAGAATTAATTCACTTACTCAGCAGGTAATTTTTAAGACATCCACTTGTCATCAAATCATCTTGGAtttggaagtttaaaaaatccactttgtgttttctgtcttttcctgtTACCAGAGTCCATTGAGGCTACGTGCAAACAGCCACTCTGTGGAGCGCAGTCTGGGCTTCCACAGCAGCTGTGGCTCTTTACCCAGAGAGGCCAAAGTGCAGGCTGTTCCCCGGGCCAAAGGCAGCCCAATGCACACCTTCAAGAGTGTGGAAATCACCAATGTGTGAACAAGCCATCAACATCTTTATCACTGTTTACACTGTTGTTGCTTTATAATTGTTGAGAGGACCAACATTCTGCAATGCTGGACTTTTAAGTTTTCTTAAAGAGGAGCATAccacacagtttgataaatcagatttttttttttttttttttttttttgaccaacATGGAAATAACGCCCCTGATATAGTTATTGTAAATATAATTAAGAAGATGATTTTATGgttagttatttttgtttgtttgtttgtttgttttattaaatatttcaaatcatttttataaaatattagaaaatctAGCTGACTGACTCATCATAGATGAGAAAGCTTAGGAATAACATTCAGTGCTCCGTTGATGCCTTATATAAAGTAGGTCTCACATGATCTTTGAAGCACTCATctatatgaatatttatttacttaaactatttttaaaatgctggTTCATGTCTCAGTAACTGAACATGTAACCTGATGATAAATTGCTATTAAAGTATAGGAAAAGACATTATAAAATGCTTTATCTCAGAAATGACCAGGGCCCTGTTCTTCCCACATGAACTATTAAGTTAACCAGACAAGaattatgtttattaaaaattaacCTGGGTTtaaatagatgttttttttattattattgttattatttttaaatacatcGGAAGTTGTTTTAATAGCAAAAATTCCTAACCTAAAATTTTGCATGTTTAGTGACAGCTATACTGTGTTAAATATGTTTTGAGGGAACCAGTTTGgctaaaattattatttttcatttcatacagTATTTATATAATTTCAAACAAGATAGAAGAGATAAACTCATTCTTCGTggtttttttcttacttttgaaTGAAACCATGCTTGTTTATCTAAATCAAATTCTAAGGCTGTTTGATACATAAGCAAATACCAGGAGTCCAATACATTACTGACTTTTATAGACTTACCTTATATTTAAATGACAGAGGCTGATCACATGTTGGTATAACTATAAAAAGCTAATTTGCCTTAATAAACTTACtgtatacataaaaaaaacatacaatcaaTCAAAGATCTGTGTTGTaaacaaaaaagccaaatgTAGTGTACATTCATACGTTAATTAAGCAGACACTCAACTAAAAGTTTCAAATTGTTAAAGGATCAGCAAAAACAGAGTGTGTGCAATTTAATTTGACATTAAAATATGAATGTattattaaagtattaaaagattttaaagtaTAAATTGAAAAATGTCAGTTAAAGTCAAATGGCCTTACCCCTTAAAAAGTCACTTGTTTGGCCTGAGGTAACGTTCAGGGTGTTGAATCAATGGAAACATTCAAAATTACAGCTGGAAAATGTAATAAcagatatacagtatattgagagtttctctttcttttttct
Protein-coding sequences here:
- the LOC121637209 gene encoding kazrin-A-like; its protein translation is MGPCMSLTWKRHSTRMHFRKKASCLSKASEMDHHWVATSWLSDVGLPQYSQIFQTNLVDGRVLNSLSRRDLERFFNITDHFHQTSLLLAIQLLQMLSFDKEALQARRTKCEHQNRDTIVWTCHRVAKWIRDIDLKEFADNLQGKGIHGAVMALDQSYNTDVMAKALGIPSNKHMLHRHLYEEMKILAIPLSNAEQETEVVNCSSPVAVNRFAEERVSIRRSGKSPLRLRANSHSVERSLGFHSSCGSLPREAKVQAVPRAKGSPMHTFKSVEITNV